One Brienomyrus brachyistius isolate T26 chromosome 24, BBRACH_0.4, whole genome shotgun sequence DNA segment encodes these proteins:
- the LOC125720232 gene encoding leukocyte cell-derived chemotaxin-2-like yields MSLKSILIFMILASALGVSLESERKDGSEPRRPRKSREDEKVGKEVTRSTSSSKPNQGGSGTSSRQSGWGYDAACTSIGGICQLSRYICQGRYLRNKCAGPKVRRCCLPGPGAWHPLCASHHQNRIRGCDRFGCGAFNSERAGSTHRAVDVVCDDYSVINAPFSGTLGGPVSRPQEDTLHYDGVKLYNSESCVKIFNIRPYRYVGHISKGEVMGYLLPLQERFSGITSHLELQMCDHSNPTPFI; encoded by the exons ATGTCCCTGAAGTCTATTCTGATTTTTATGATTTTAGCCTCCG CTTTAGGTGTCTCTCTTGAGAGCGAGAGGAAGGATGGCAGCGAACCGAGGAGGCCCCGAAAGAGCAGAGAAGATGAGAAGGTTGGGAAAGAGGTGACCAGGAGCACCAGTAGCTCCAAGCCGAACCAGGGTGGCAGTGGGACATCATCCAGGCAGAGTGGGTGGGGGTATGATGCAGCCTGCACCAGTATCGGAGGAATTTGCCAACTCAGCAGGTACATCTGCCAGGGGAGATACCTGAGAAACAAGTGTGCTGGTCCCAAAGTGCGGCGGTGCTGTCTGCCAG GTCCTGGTGCCTGGCATCCCCTGTGTGCCAGTCACCATCAGAACAGAATAAGGGGCTGCGACAGGTTCGGCTGTGGAGCTTTCAACTCTGAGAG GGCTGGGAGCACCCACAGAGCCGTGGACGTGGTGTGTGACGACTACTCCGTCATCAACGCCCCCTTTTCTGGCACCCTGGGGGGGCCAGTCAGCCGCCCGCAGGAAGATACCCTCCACTATGATGGTGTTAAGCTCTATAATTCAG AGTCCTGTGTGAAGATCTTCAACATCCGGCCATACCGTTACGTGGGCCACATCTCCAAGGGCGAAGTCATGGGCTACCTACTACCCCTTCAGGAGCGCTTCTCTGGAATCACCTCCCATCTGGAGCTGCAGATGTGTGACCATTCGAACCCTACACCCTTCATATAG